A single genomic interval of Coregonus clupeaformis isolate EN_2021a unplaced genomic scaffold, ASM2061545v1 scaf0689, whole genome shotgun sequence harbors:
- the LOC123485439 gene encoding uncharacterized protein LOC123485439 — protein MLKRQFCMLKAQGRLPLDLPLRPLKDWLLAGKRVFLEREAETWKRWRKVSVAELTWDAKRGLELQETETERVILLSGQRVQDELRIPNVIVDTATDGDIQLLKEERWKLTRKFYDMIAELPKSYFESTESLPEMCGRGPEVCSRVPEVCSRGPEVCRRGPEVCRSVPEVRSGGPEVRCRGPEVSSRGPEVCSISSQVCSTGPEVCSGVPEVSNAVGEVSSDTKKTEATGALRNTGNGLRKVVQLSNESRTEVCSSPEVCIRVPEVFSGGPEVCSGVPDMCSGVPEVFNGGPEVFRGSPEVFSEVPDAPNAVEEVSSDKKKTAAAENLLETENVLSKVVNPKGWLKEGWEDQLHRDFTNMIAKLPKSYFRSTESLPDVCSRGPEASNAVEEVCSDTKKTESTGNHLKTGNGLSKVVQLSTESCPEVSSGVTEALNSVAKVSSETKKRKKNGVLRFFRRVLKFFTCTISLPKEE, from the exons ATGCTCAAGAGGCAATTCTGTATGCTGAAAGCCCAGGGAAGGCTCCCACTGGACCTCCCTCTGAGACCACTGAAGGACTGGCTCCTGGCAGGGAAAAGAGTCTTCCTGGA GCGTGAGGCAGAGACAtggaagagatggaggaaggtCTCTGTAGCTGAATTG ACTTGGGATGCAAAGAGGGGCCTGGAATTAcaggaaacagagacagagagagttatcCTGCTCAGTGGCCAGAGAGTTCAGGATGAATTAAGGATACCAAATGTCATCGTGGACACTGCTACCGACGGAGACATCCAGCTTCTGAAAGAGGAGCGTTGGAAGTTAACCCGAAAATTCTATGATATGATTGCGGAACTACCAAAG TCCTATTTCGAATCCACTGAGagccttcctgagatgtgtggcaGAGGTCCTGAGGTGTGTAGCAGAGTGCCTGAGGTGTGCAGCAGAGGTCCTGAGGTGTGCAGAAGAGGTCCTGAAGTGTGCAGAAGCGTGCCTGAGGTGAGAAGCGGAGGTCCTGAGGTGAGGTGCAGAGGTCCTGAGGTGAGCAGCAGAGGTCCTGAGGTGTGTAGCATAAGTTCACAGGTGTGCAGCACAGGTCCTGAGGTGTGCAGTGGAGTGCCTGAGGTGTCAAATGCAGTGGGAGAGGTGTCAAGTGACACAAAGAAGACAGAGGCTACTGGAGCCCTTCGGAACACTGGAAATGGCCTGAGAAAGGTGGTGCAGCTATCCAATGAGAGCCGTACTGAGGTGTGCAGCAGTCCTGAGGTGTGCATCAGAGTGCCTGAGGTGTTCAGTGGAGGTCCCGAGGTATGCAGTGGAGTGCCTGACATGTGCAGTGGAGTGCCTGAAGTGTTCAATGGAGGTCCTGAGGTGTTCAGGGGAAGTCCTGAGGTGTTCAGTGAGGTGCCTGATGCACCAAACGCAGTGGAAGAAGTGTCCAGTGACAAAAAGAAGACAGCGGCTGCTGAAAACCTtctggaaactgaaaatgtccttAGCAAGGTGGTGAACCCCAAAGGGTGGCTGAAGGAGGGCTGGGAAGATCAGCTGCACCGAGACTTCACTAATATGATTGCAAAACTCCCAAAG TCCTATTTCAGATCCACCGAGAGCCTTCCTGATGTGTGCAGCAGAGGTCCTGAGGCCTCAAACGCAGTGGAAGAGGTGTGCAGTGACACAAAGAAGACAGAGTCTACTGGAAACCATCTGAAAACGGGAAATGGCCTAAGCAAGGTGGTGCAGCTATCCACTGAGAGCTGTCCTGAGGTGAGCAGCGGAGTGACCGAGGCGTTGAACTCAGTGGCAAAGGTGTCCAGCGAAACAAAGAAGCGGAAGAAAAATGGCGTTCTGCGATTCTTCCGACGTGTGTTGAAGTTCTTCACATGCACCATCAGCCTCCCCAAAGAGGAGTGA